A DNA window from Tenuifilaceae bacterium CYCD contains the following coding sequences:
- the fmt gene encoding methionyl-tRNA formyltransferase, with protein MTSPRIVYMGTPDFAVEPLKAIVDAGFNVVAIVTVPDKPVGRGQKLQSSPVKQFAEEKGLLVLQPEKLRNEDFINQLKELKPDIAVVVAFRMLPETVWSLPKLGTFNLHASLLPQYRGAAPINWAVINGEKKTGLTTFLLDKEIDTGNVIDQQEVEIGKNETAGELHDKLMYLGGAMVVKTIQKLVEGNFTPIPQNKLIVGEIKSASKIFKDTCKINWSNPAEQVHNFIRGLCPYPAAWTEMIISVDGVESTVPVKIFKALPTGQSTNHDSGAIQTDGKKFLHVTCGNGMVNILTIQQAGKKAMQIDEFLRGWHNAKFLRMV; from the coding sequence ATGACCTCGCCTCGAATAGTTTATATGGGAACGCCAGATTTTGCAGTTGAGCCTTTAAAGGCAATAGTTGATGCTGGCTTCAATGTGGTTGCTATTGTTACTGTTCCTGACAAACCTGTTGGGCGCGGCCAAAAACTACAATCGTCACCCGTAAAGCAGTTTGCCGAGGAAAAAGGACTATTGGTTCTTCAACCCGAGAAACTCCGAAACGAGGATTTCATAAATCAACTCAAAGAGTTGAAGCCCGATATTGCAGTAGTAGTTGCATTCCGCATGCTACCCGAAACTGTTTGGAGTCTACCAAAACTTGGGACTTTCAACTTACACGCATCGTTATTGCCACAGTATAGAGGTGCAGCACCTATAAATTGGGCTGTAATTAATGGCGAGAAAAAAACAGGCCTTACTACTTTTCTTTTAGATAAAGAAATAGATACGGGAAATGTAATCGACCAGCAGGAAGTTGAGATTGGCAAAAACGAAACTGCTGGAGAGCTTCACGACAAGTTGATGTACCTTGGTGGTGCAATGGTCGTAAAAACAATTCAAAAATTGGTTGAGGGTAACTTCACTCCTATTCCCCAGAATAAACTTATTGTTGGCGAAATAAAATCTGCATCAAAAATATTCAAGGATACCTGCAAAATAAACTGGAGCAATCCTGCAGAACAAGTTCACAACTTTATTCGAGGATTATGTCCTTATCCTGCGGCATGGACCGAAATGATAATATCTGTTGATGGAGTTGAAAGCACTGTCCCAGTCAAAATATTCAAAGCATTACCCACAGGTCAATCTACAAACCATGATTCCGGTGCCATACAAACCGATGGCAAGAAGTTTTTACATGTTACATGCGGAAATGGAATGGTAAATATCCTTACCATTCAACAAGCCGGGAAAAAAGCCATGCAGATTGATGAATTCTTAAGGGGTTGGCACAATGCCAAATTCTTACGAATGGTATAA
- the ribBA gene encoding riboflavin biosynthesis protein RibBA gives MFGNQPNGISKLNTIDEAIADIKAGKIIIVVDDEDRENEGDFITAAERITPEVINFMAIHGRGLICASLPEKRCDELELDLMVGKNTALHNTAFTVSVDLLGHGCTTGISASDRAKTVKALVNPATKPEDLARPGHIFPLRAKEKGVLRRPGHTEAGIDLTRLAGLTPGAVLVEIMNDDGTMARLPQLMVIAEKFNLKIVTIKDLIAHLLRYESIIERGEQVHLPTEFGDFKLIPFRQKSNGLEHVALIKGEWEKDEPVLVRVHSSCVTGDIFGSFRCDCGPQLHEAMRLIDQAGKGVLVYLNQEGRGIGLFNKIHAYKLQEEGLDTVEANIELGFQPDERDYGVGASILREVGVCNMRLITNNPKKMIGLEGYGLKVTENIPLVIPPNPFNEFYLKTKHEKMGHINLFKNK, from the coding sequence ATGTTTGGCAACCAACCCAACGGAATCAGTAAGTTAAACACCATTGATGAGGCAATTGCCGATATCAAAGCAGGTAAAATCATTATTGTTGTTGACGATGAGGACAGAGAAAATGAAGGCGATTTTATTACTGCAGCAGAGCGAATAACTCCAGAAGTAATTAACTTCATGGCAATCCATGGCCGGGGGCTTATTTGCGCATCGCTTCCGGAGAAGCGTTGCGATGAATTGGAACTAGACCTAATGGTTGGGAAAAACACTGCGCTACATAATACAGCGTTTACGGTTTCCGTCGATTTATTAGGACATGGCTGCACAACGGGCATATCGGCATCGGACAGGGCTAAAACTGTAAAAGCGCTGGTTAATCCAGCAACAAAACCTGAAGACTTAGCTCGCCCTGGACACATATTTCCTCTCAGAGCAAAAGAAAAAGGAGTACTTCGTAGACCAGGCCATACCGAGGCAGGCATTGACCTTACTCGATTAGCAGGATTAACACCAGGTGCAGTTCTGGTTGAAATCATGAACGATGATGGAACCATGGCCCGGCTGCCACAACTTATGGTTATTGCCGAGAAATTCAACCTAAAAATAGTCACCATTAAAGACCTTATTGCTCATCTATTGCGCTACGAAAGCATCATTGAAAGAGGCGAACAAGTACATCTCCCTACAGAATTTGGTGATTTCAAGCTTATTCCGTTCCGACAAAAATCTAATGGATTAGAACATGTTGCATTGATAAAAGGCGAATGGGAAAAAGACGAGCCAGTTCTAGTTCGTGTTCATTCATCGTGCGTTACTGGCGATATCTTCGGCTCGTTCCGTTGCGATTGCGGGCCTCAACTCCACGAGGCAATGCGATTGATTGATCAAGCCGGAAAAGGAGTGCTTGTATATTTAAATCAGGAAGGACGAGGGATTGGATTATTCAATAAGATTCATGCCTACAAGCTACAGGAAGAAGGCTTGGATACCGTGGAAGCCAATATAGAACTTGGATTTCAACCCGATGAACGCGACTACGGTGTTGGAGCAAGCATTCTTCGCGAAGTTGGAGTTTGCAACATGCGACTGATTACCAACAATCCTAAGAAAATGATTGGCCTTGAAGGCTATGGCTTAAAGGTTACAGAAAATATCCCTCTGGTTATTCCGCCCAACCCTTTCAATGAGTTCTACCTAAAGACCAAGCATGAGAAGATGGGACACATCAACCTTTTCAAGAACAAGTAG
- the queG gene encoding epoxyqueuosine reductase, whose amino-acid sequence MISNQRIVELSTEVGFDACGVCAVEELLGETERFSDWISKKYHADMAYMARNFEMRMNPALIVPNAKSVISVLFSYRRENLPAIMNPPKISRYALGPDYHGVIKGMLFDLMNRIRAEFGEVNGRAFVDSAPVLERALAVKSGLGWIGKNSNLINPALGSYVFIGELIVDVEIEPKNVEIPNRCGNCTRCVDACPTGAIVEPRVIDANRCISYINIEKKTPLTEPEFLMLSNWCFGCDICQEVCPWNKKAAIKNHPQLQNEKLNELTPEKLADMSETQFEELFAETPLMRAGYEKVMLAVNNIDQQK is encoded by the coding sequence ATGATTTCAAACCAACGCATAGTAGAGTTGTCCACCGAGGTTGGATTCGATGCGTGTGGAGTTTGTGCTGTTGAAGAGTTGTTAGGGGAAACGGAGCGTTTTTCGGACTGGATTTCTAAAAAGTATCATGCCGATATGGCCTATATGGCTCGGAATTTTGAGATGCGGATGAACCCTGCATTGATTGTTCCCAATGCAAAATCGGTTATTAGCGTTTTGTTTAGCTATAGGCGGGAGAATTTGCCAGCAATAATGAATCCGCCTAAAATATCAAGATACGCTCTTGGTCCAGATTATCACGGTGTAATTAAGGGAATGCTTTTCGATTTGATGAATAGGATTCGTGCTGAGTTTGGGGAAGTGAATGGACGAGCATTTGTTGACTCCGCCCCAGTTCTGGAGCGCGCACTGGCTGTTAAATCTGGATTAGGATGGATAGGGAAAAACTCAAATCTTATTAACCCTGCTCTTGGTTCATACGTTTTTATTGGTGAACTGATTGTTGATGTTGAAATCGAGCCTAAAAATGTTGAAATTCCTAATAGGTGTGGGAATTGTACCCGATGTGTTGATGCTTGTCCTACCGGAGCAATAGTTGAACCTCGAGTAATTGATGCCAATAGATGTATTTCATACATCAACATTGAGAAAAAAACACCGTTAACAGAGCCTGAGTTTTTAATGCTAAGCAATTGGTGTTTTGGTTGCGATATTTGTCAGGAGGTTTGTCCTTGGAATAAAAAGGCTGCAATTAAAAATCACCCCCAACTCCAGAATGAAAAGTTGAATGAATTGACCCCCGAAAAACTAGCCGATATGTCAGAAACTCAATTTGAGGAATTGTTTGCGGAAACACCGTTAATGCGTGCTGGCTACGAAAAGGTAATGCTGGCGGTAAATAACATTGATCAACAAAAATAA
- a CDS encoding N-acetylmuramoyl-L-alanine amidase gives MRKLFLAIVLLTIVTNLFGQSKISRQEYISRYADIAIRQMKQYGVPASIILAQGMLESDNGNSTLAEEANNHFGIKCHKDWTGPTMYHDDDRKNECFRKYKSPDGSYMDHSLFLRGGSRYAFLFDLESTDYTGWAHGLKKAGYATNPRYAEMLIKIIEENELYKYDKGVVVSVESPRKGTGQLVDVDGFTIDIYKTRPVYTRNRIKYIIVKEGDTFESLTKELSLMPWQLYKYNDLSKDSTLRVGQEIYIQPKRWRAERNHSVHTVEAGETMYTISQMYGVKLKSLYRKNRMKVSEEPEVGQTINLRKRKH, from the coding sequence ATGAGGAAACTGTTTTTGGCCATAGTACTCCTTACTATTGTTACAAACTTATTTGGGCAATCTAAAATTTCACGTCAGGAATACATTTCTAGGTATGCTGATATCGCTATTCGGCAGATGAAACAGTATGGCGTGCCTGCTAGTATCATTCTTGCACAGGGTATGCTCGAGAGCGATAATGGAAATAGCACTCTTGCCGAGGAGGCCAATAACCATTTTGGTATAAAGTGCCATAAGGATTGGACCGGCCCAACAATGTACCACGATGATGATAGGAAAAATGAGTGTTTTAGGAAGTATAAGAGCCCCGATGGATCATACATGGATCATAGTTTATTTTTAAGAGGCGGTAGCCGATATGCATTTCTCTTCGATTTAGAATCGACTGATTATACCGGTTGGGCGCATGGCCTAAAAAAAGCAGGCTATGCTACAAATCCGAGGTATGCTGAGATGTTAATCAAAATTATAGAGGAGAATGAACTCTATAAATACGATAAAGGTGTTGTTGTTTCGGTTGAATCGCCACGTAAAGGAACTGGCCAGTTGGTCGATGTGGATGGTTTTACTATTGATATCTATAAAACACGTCCTGTTTATACCCGCAACCGAATTAAGTACATTATTGTTAAGGAGGGCGATACATTTGAGTCGCTTACCAAGGAGTTAAGTCTGATGCCTTGGCAGCTATACAAGTATAACGATTTAAGCAAGGATTCAACACTGCGCGTCGGTCAGGAAATATACATTCAACCCAAGCGATGGAGAGCAGAGCGTAACCACTCAGTACACACAGTAGAGGCTGGTGAAACAATGTACACTATTTCGCAGATGTACGGTGTGAAATTAAAATCGCTTTACCGGAAAAATAGAATGAAAGTGAGCGAGGAGCCAGAGGTTGGTCAAACAATTAATTTGAGAAAACGGAAGCACTAA
- a CDS encoding glycosyl transferase, producing the protein MKILIVAHKPPYPPVDGGSLATLNMCLGLANAGNDVSVLTLSTPKHPSSMERIPSEIHAQINFEILHIHLKTTILNGLFNVVFTRKPYNIQRYLTPTFKILLHRTIKEKNFDLVQLEGLYLAPYIKTIRNAFDGPIVMRAHNVEHIIWENLARDADSKFKAWYFKHISKRLAYLEQKLGKRVDALVAISNPDRDWFLNNNFRKPSITIPAGYFPNYKEYDAEKLENPAICYIGALDWTSNTEGLFWFIDWVWPRIQAEIPNIELHIAGRNASEELAERLMVERNIVFHGQVAESAEFLSKFPIMIVPLLAGSGIRVKIIEGMFLKKAIVASSVAAKGIDAKHGEQILIADSPEVFATSVCNLINSPETVNYLAENAHKFASNNYDAVNLALKLTHFYNELCKTNNNL; encoded by the coding sequence ATGAAAATATTAATTGTTGCACACAAACCGCCATACCCCCCCGTTGATGGAGGCTCACTTGCAACATTAAATATGTGTTTAGGGCTTGCGAATGCAGGCAATGATGTATCAGTACTCACTTTGAGTACTCCAAAGCATCCCAGCTCAATGGAAAGGATTCCATCCGAAATTCATGCACAAATTAACTTTGAGATACTACATATTCATCTAAAAACAACCATACTAAACGGTTTATTCAATGTAGTATTTACGCGAAAACCCTATAACATTCAACGTTACTTAACGCCTACCTTCAAAATATTGCTTCATAGAACCATAAAAGAAAAAAACTTTGATCTGGTTCAACTCGAAGGTTTATACCTTGCTCCCTACATAAAAACTATTCGGAACGCATTTGATGGGCCCATTGTTATGCGCGCCCACAACGTAGAACATATAATCTGGGAAAACTTAGCCCGCGATGCAGATAGCAAATTTAAAGCATGGTACTTTAAACATATCTCCAAAAGGCTAGCCTATCTTGAGCAAAAACTTGGCAAACGTGTTGATGCACTGGTTGCGATTAGCAACCCTGACAGAGACTGGTTTCTGAATAACAATTTCAGAAAACCGTCCATTACAATACCTGCGGGATATTTTCCTAATTATAAGGAATACGATGCTGAAAAACTAGAAAATCCAGCAATATGCTACATTGGAGCATTAGACTGGACATCCAATACCGAAGGTTTATTCTGGTTTATAGACTGGGTATGGCCAAGAATTCAGGCCGAGATCCCAAATATTGAATTGCACATTGCGGGTCGGAATGCATCGGAAGAACTTGCCGAAAGGCTAATGGTTGAACGGAATATCGTTTTTCATGGTCAAGTTGCCGAATCCGCCGAATTCCTCAGTAAATTTCCCATAATGATAGTCCCTTTGCTTGCGGGAAGTGGAATTAGGGTAAAAATAATTGAGGGGATGTTTTTAAAAAAGGCAATTGTAGCATCAAGTGTTGCTGCAAAAGGAATTGATGCAAAACATGGCGAGCAAATTTTAATTGCGGACTCCCCAGAGGTGTTTGCAACGTCGGTTTGCAACTTAATAAACTCCCCCGAAACGGTTAACTATCTTGCAGAGAATGCACATAAATTTGCCTCGAACAATTACGATGCTGTTAATCTGGCATTAAAACTAACCCATTTCTACAACGAACTTTGCAAAACAAACAATAATCTGTGA
- a CDS encoding glycosyl transferase — protein sequence MAVHNEEMVLEQKIASIMQTNYPHNKFEVIVGSDCSTDKTNTILQQAANTYPNLRFTVFDKRQGKIAIINELVDSAAGDILISTDANVLFNHSTIYELVKHFEDTSIGLVDSKMVNKGLKKTGISIQESTYITQEVMIKHREGKIWGAMIGPFGGCYAIRKELFAKPPVNFLVDDFYINMKVLEKGKKCINSLNALAIEDVSNNISQEFKRKTRIATGNFQNLKEFRHLLWPIYTPIAFAFLSHKVIRWFGPILMLCIFAISIILSFSVFSFKVLALMQLGIFLLPLIDIFLKSINIHVLPLRFATHFLITNFALLIGLIKYLKGVQNNVWQPTQRNQ from the coding sequence ATGGCAGTTCATAACGAAGAAATGGTGCTGGAGCAAAAAATTGCCAGTATAATGCAAACCAATTACCCGCACAACAAGTTTGAAGTAATTGTAGGATCAGATTGCTCAACCGACAAGACCAACACAATATTACAGCAAGCGGCTAATACATATCCAAATCTAAGATTTACCGTTTTCGACAAACGGCAAGGTAAAATTGCTATCATAAATGAGTTAGTTGATAGTGCCGCAGGCGACATTCTAATATCAACAGATGCCAATGTGCTTTTCAACCATTCAACTATTTATGAACTAGTTAAGCATTTCGAAGATACATCCATTGGACTTGTTGATTCGAAAATGGTGAATAAAGGGTTAAAGAAAACAGGCATATCCATACAGGAAAGCACTTACATTACCCAAGAAGTAATGATAAAGCACCGTGAAGGTAAAATTTGGGGAGCAATGATTGGTCCCTTTGGTGGATGCTACGCAATTCGGAAGGAACTTTTCGCCAAGCCTCCTGTAAACTTTTTAGTTGATGATTTTTATATCAACATGAAGGTTCTCGAAAAAGGAAAAAAATGCATTAATTCCCTTAATGCACTGGCAATTGAAGATGTCTCTAACAACATTTCTCAAGAATTTAAACGTAAAACCCGAATAGCAACTGGCAACTTTCAGAACCTCAAAGAATTTCGGCATCTTCTATGGCCAATATACACCCCCATAGCCTTCGCATTTTTGTCGCACAAAGTAATCAGATGGTTTGGCCCAATACTAATGCTATGTATATTTGCAATTAGTATAATCCTATCGTTTTCTGTTTTTTCCTTCAAAGTTCTAGCATTAATGCAACTTGGCATATTTCTGTTGCCATTAATTGATATTTTTTTGAAGAGTATTAATATACATGTTTTACCTTTGCGCTTTGCAACACATTTTTTAATAACGAATTTTGCCCTACTAATTGGGCTTATTAAATATCTTAAAGGAGTACAAAACAATGTTTGGCAACCAACCCAACGGAATCAGTAA
- a CDS encoding glycosyl transferase has protein sequence MENLNLSLIIPVYNRPNEIEELLDSLSKQTNKDFEIVIVEDGSTITCTEQIEKYKSVFDIKYFFKPNTGPGQSRNYGMERASGNYFIILDSDCIIPDKYIATVRKSLAENYVDAFGGPDRADKSFTNLQQAVDYSMTSFFTTGGIRGGKKQLDKYYPRSFNMGISKKVFQKTGGFPSVRYAASKAAGEDIELSINIYKEGFRIGLISDAYVYHKRRTSIRQFYRQVYNFGYARVTLSRRNKGTLKLVHLLPLAFTLGSVELIICAIFISWMFILPLLLFMFVVNVDAIIRKRSLLVGNLSMAISLIQLYGYGLGFMKGVWDVVRGKQIGN, from the coding sequence ATGGAGAATTTAAATCTTTCGTTAATAATTCCTGTTTATAATCGCCCCAACGAGATTGAGGAGTTGTTGGATAGCCTGTCGAAACAAACCAATAAGGATTTTGAGATCGTGATTGTTGAGGATGGCTCTACGATAACCTGTACCGAGCAGATTGAGAAGTATAAGTCGGTTTTCGACATAAAATATTTCTTTAAGCCCAATACGGGCCCAGGCCAATCGCGTAACTATGGAATGGAACGAGCCAGCGGTAATTACTTTATTATTCTCGATTCCGATTGTATTATACCAGATAAGTATATTGCTACCGTTCGCAAGTCTTTAGCAGAGAATTACGTTGATGCCTTTGGTGGCCCAGATCGTGCCGATAAATCGTTCACAAATCTTCAGCAGGCGGTTGATTACTCAATGACATCATTTTTTACAACAGGCGGAATTCGTGGCGGGAAAAAGCAACTGGATAAGTACTATCCACGCAGTTTCAATATGGGAATATCCAAGAAGGTTTTTCAGAAAACTGGTGGTTTCCCTTCGGTTCGTTACGCTGCAAGCAAGGCTGCAGGCGAGGATATTGAGTTAAGCATCAATATATATAAAGAAGGTTTTAGGATTGGTTTGATAAGCGATGCCTATGTTTACCATAAGCGCCGTACCAGCATAAGGCAATTTTATCGTCAGGTTTATAACTTCGGCTATGCCCGTGTAACGCTATCGCGGAGGAATAAGGGAACGCTAAAGTTGGTGCATCTTTTGCCCTTGGCATTTACACTTGGTTCTGTGGAGCTAATTATTTGTGCAATATTTATTTCGTGGATGTTCATTCTCCCGTTACTGCTCTTTATGTTTGTGGTGAATGTTGATGCAATAATCCGCAAGCGTAGTTTACTTGTTGGGAACCTGTCGATGGCTATTAGCCTTATTCAGCTTTATGGCTATGGGCTAGGGTTTATGAAAGGCGTTTGGGATGTGGTGAGAGGAAAGCAGATTGGCAATTGA
- a CDS encoding RNA pseudouridine synthase, with amino-acid sequence MEFTSDRILYEDNHYIAVLKLCGDIVQVDKTGDESLLDKVRKFIKERDAKPGNVFLEVTHRIDRPVSGVVLFAKTSKGLSRMNNLFQEGKVGKKYWAVVKNRPPLDSDLLVHYLVRDSKKNKSYVYPREVHGSKEARLKYKLVGKTKNYFLLEIELITGRHHQIRSQLSKIGCPIKGDLKYGYDRSNPDGGIHLHSRMFAFRHPIIEEDITIIAPPPKDAIWDEFLVLNID; translated from the coding sequence ATGGAATTTACTTCAGATAGAATCCTTTATGAGGATAATCATTACATTGCTGTTTTAAAACTTTGTGGAGATATTGTGCAGGTTGATAAAACCGGTGATGAATCGTTGCTCGATAAGGTTCGTAAATTTATTAAGGAAAGAGATGCAAAGCCGGGTAACGTTTTTCTGGAGGTAACCCATCGGATTGATAGACCTGTAAGCGGAGTTGTGTTGTTTGCAAAAACGAGTAAGGGTTTAAGCCGAATGAATAATCTTTTTCAGGAAGGCAAAGTGGGAAAAAAGTACTGGGCGGTTGTTAAAAATCGACCACCGTTGGATTCCGATTTGCTGGTGCATTATTTAGTTCGCGATTCCAAGAAAAATAAATCCTACGTGTATCCTCGCGAAGTCCATGGCTCAAAGGAGGCTCGGCTTAAATACAAACTTGTGGGTAAAACAAAGAACTATTTCCTTCTGGAAATAGAGTTGATCACGGGACGTCATCATCAGATTCGTAGTCAACTTTCCAAGATTGGTTGTCCAATCAAGGGCGATTTGAAGTATGGCTACGATAGGTCAAACCCCGATGGTGGAATTCATTTGCACTCCCGTATGTTTGCATTTAGGCATCCAATTATCGAGGAGGATATTACTATTATTGCCCCACCACCGAAGGATGCAATTTGGGACGAGTTCTTGGTTCTGAATATTGATTAA
- the ahcY gene encoding adenosylhomocysteinase, with product MEQANTSALPYKVRDIKLADWGRKEIEIAEKEMPGLMAIRKKFGPQQPLKGARVMGSLHMTIQTAVLIETLKALGADVRWASCNIFSTQDHAAAAIAAAGIPVFAWKGETLEEYWWCTEQALSFPNNLGPNLIVDDGGDATLLIHWGYKAENNKEFLNRQAESHEESVILNLLKETLARDPQKWHSLVKDWKGVSEETTTGVHRLYQMKERNELLVPAINVNDSVTKSKFDNLYGCRESLADGIKRATDVMLAGKVVVVCGYGDVGKGCAKSMRSYGSRVIVTEIDPICALQAAMEGFEVKTLEDALNEGNIYVTTTGNCDIITLEHIYKMKDQSIVCNIGHFDNEIQVDKLNADKNIKKVTVKPQVDQYYFPDGKSIFLLAEGRLVNLGCATGHPSFVMSNSFSNQTLAQIELWTKKLDIDVYRLPKHLDEEVARLHLEQIGVKLTKLSQKQADYIGVKVEGPYKPEHYRY from the coding sequence ATGGAACAAGCAAACACTTCCGCCTTACCATACAAGGTAAGGGACATTAAACTTGCCGATTGGGGTAGAAAAGAAATCGAAATCGCCGAGAAAGAGATGCCAGGACTAATGGCAATTCGCAAAAAGTTTGGACCTCAACAACCGCTTAAGGGTGCTCGCGTAATGGGCTCACTGCACATGACTATTCAAACCGCAGTGCTAATTGAGACCTTAAAGGCTCTTGGCGCCGATGTTCGCTGGGCTAGTTGCAATATTTTTTCGACCCAGGATCATGCTGCTGCGGCAATTGCTGCTGCTGGCATCCCCGTTTTTGCATGGAAAGGTGAAACCCTTGAGGAATACTGGTGGTGCACCGAGCAAGCTTTATCGTTCCCAAATAATTTAGGGCCAAACCTTATTGTGGACGATGGTGGCGATGCAACTTTGCTTATCCACTGGGGCTACAAGGCCGAAAACAACAAGGAATTTCTTAATCGCCAAGCAGAAAGCCACGAGGAAAGCGTCATCCTAAACCTACTCAAAGAAACCCTTGCCCGAGATCCCCAAAAGTGGCATAGCCTAGTTAAAGACTGGAAAGGCGTTTCGGAAGAAACAACCACGGGCGTTCACAGGCTATACCAGATGAAGGAACGTAACGAGTTACTTGTTCCCGCAATCAACGTTAACGACTCTGTTACAAAAAGTAAATTCGACAACCTTTACGGTTGCCGCGAATCGCTTGCCGATGGTATTAAGCGCGCTACCGACGTTATGCTTGCAGGCAAGGTTGTTGTTGTTTGCGGTTACGGAGATGTGGGTAAGGGCTGCGCAAAAAGCATGCGCTCGTATGGCTCTAGAGTTATTGTAACAGAAATTGACCCAATTTGTGCATTGCAAGCAGCAATGGAAGGATTTGAGGTTAAAACCCTTGAGGATGCCCTTAACGAAGGAAATATCTACGTTACAACCACTGGTAACTGCGATATTATAACCCTTGAGCATATATACAAAATGAAGGATCAATCCATTGTTTGCAACATTGGTCACTTCGACAACGAAATACAAGTAGACAAGCTAAATGCTGACAAGAACATTAAGAAAGTAACGGTAAAACCACAGGTTGACCAGTACTACTTCCCCGATGGAAAGTCTATATTCCTTTTGGCCGAAGGCCGTTTGGTAAACCTTGGTTGCGCAACTGGTCACCCAAGCTTTGTGATGAGCAACAGTTTCAGCAACCAGACCCTTGCGCAAATTGAACTTTGGACAAAGAAACTAGATATTGATGTTTACCGATTACCAAAGCATCTTGACGAGGAGGTTGCTCGCCTTCACCTTGAGCAAATTGGAGTTAAGCTAACCAAGCTAAGTCAAAAACAGGCCGACTACATTGGTGTTAAAGTTGAAGGCCCATATAAACCAGAACACTACAGGTATTAG
- a CDS encoding glycosyl transferase family 1, translated as MNILILANKVPYPPNDGGAIATMNMILGLTDAGANVSILAMSTPKHKRTIADFPQHIQNRIKIDIVDVDTNINNVKAIANLLFSAEPYNASRFRSKAFEHQLHSILTNKHFDIVQLEGAYLYSYIPLIRRLHKGKIALRAHNIENEIWQRASSNQCNLVKKLYFNILANRIRKAETTLLTRIDLLIPITDRDYNRFKELGYNGKYMVSPVGYNYIEANINELQNESEEHSIFHLGGLDWLPNQEGILWFLKNCWNRILDKEPNTRFYIAGRNAPDDFVSKVQKFPGVIYCGEIQNSVEFIRTKGIMVVPILSGSGMRVKIVEGMALGKAIVSTPIGAEGINAKNGSEIIIASTPEQISDALISLLTNTQKTIQIGKQAQLFAESNFNNSVITQKLLSFYIQQIASEQA; from the coding sequence ATGAATATATTGATACTTGCAAACAAAGTTCCGTATCCACCAAACGATGGTGGAGCGATTGCAACTATGAATATGATTTTAGGGTTGACAGATGCTGGCGCAAATGTATCCATTTTGGCCATGAGCACGCCCAAACACAAAAGAACAATAGCCGATTTTCCTCAACACATTCAAAATCGAATAAAAATTGACATTGTTGATGTTGATACAAACATTAACAATGTAAAAGCTATAGCCAACCTACTTTTCTCCGCCGAGCCCTATAATGCATCCCGATTCAGAAGCAAGGCCTTTGAGCACCAACTCCACAGCATACTAACTAACAAACACTTTGATATTGTTCAACTAGAGGGAGCATATCTTTACTCATACATTCCATTAATTCGCAGACTGCATAAAGGCAAAATTGCCCTTCGAGCCCACAATATCGAAAACGAAATATGGCAAAGAGCATCATCTAACCAATGCAACCTGGTAAAAAAATTGTATTTTAATATTTTGGCTAATCGCATCCGCAAAGCAGAAACAACCTTACTTACAAGGATAGACCTCCTTATACCTATAACTGACCGCGATTATAACAGGTTTAAAGAATTGGGGTATAACGGCAAATACATGGTTAGTCCTGTTGGTTACAACTACATTGAAGCCAACATAAATGAATTACAGAACGAGAGCGAAGAGCACTCGATCTTCCATCTAGGGGGACTAGACTGGTTGCCAAATCAAGAAGGCATCCTTTGGTTCTTAAAAAACTGTTGGAACAGAATACTCGATAAAGAGCCTAACACACGTTTTTATATTGCGGGTAGGAATGCTCCCGATGATTTTGTAAGTAAAGTGCAAAAATTTCCGGGGGTAATATATTGCGGAGAAATCCAAAACTCGGTCGAGTTCATTAGAACTAAAGGCATCATGGTTGTCCCCATACTATCAGGGAGCGGCATGCGAGTTAAAATCGTTGAGGGCATGGCTTTAGGAAAAGCCATTGTTAGCACCCCAATTGGTGCTGAGGGAATTAACGCCAAAAATGGATCAGAGATAATAATTGCATCAACCCCCGAACAAATATCAGATGCATTGATTTCGCTACTTACAAACACCCAAAAAACTATTCAAATTGGAAAGCAGGCTCAGCTATTTGCTGAATCAAATTTCAACAACAGTGTAATTACACAAAAGTTACTATCATTTTATATTCAGCAAATTGCGAGTGAGCAAGCATAG